One segment of Neosynechococcus sphagnicola sy1 DNA contains the following:
- a CDS encoding retropepsin-like aspartic protease family protein, with amino-acid sequence MQRPWMITNDGQNWVFVAIAPPICRLIAPGLLWSTALAIATGVFPPSIVRAQDSGCFMVTPTGGTLDLNRLCGGSAASDPNQRVFRARIKRRAGGTPVIDVTFNGKQTFEMIVDTGASGTLLTYQMAVALRVKPVGYVNVETASDRNLRIPVGYVKSIEVNGAVAENVLVAVAGPDLGIGLLGHDFFGNYDVTIKRDVVEFSRR; translated from the coding sequence ATGCAACGACCGTGGATGATAACCAACGACGGGCAAAACTGGGTGTTCGTTGCGATCGCCCCTCCCATCTGCAGGCTCATTGCCCCAGGTCTACTCTGGAGTACAGCCCTGGCGATCGCCACTGGAGTGTTTCCACCGTCCATCGTCAGGGCACAGGACAGTGGTTGTTTTATGGTTACCCCAACAGGCGGCACCCTGGATTTAAACCGTTTGTGTGGAGGATCTGCAGCGTCTGATCCGAACCAACGGGTGTTTCGAGCCAGAATCAAGCGCCGTGCCGGAGGTACCCCCGTGATTGATGTCACCTTTAACGGGAAACAGACTTTTGAAATGATTGTGGATACGGGAGCCAGTGGCACCCTGCTAACCTACCAGATGGCTGTGGCTCTCCGGGTCAAGCCTGTGGGGTATGTGAATGTGGAGACAGCTAGTGACCGGAACCTGCGAATCCCGGTGGGCTATGTGAAGTCCATTGAAGTCAATGGTGCCGTAGCTGAAAATGTGCTGGTCGCAGTCGCTGGGCCTGATCTAGGAATTGGCTTATTGGGGCACGATTTTTTCGGCAATTATGATGTCACCATCAAACGTGATGTGGTGGAATTCTCTCGCCGTTGA